From Quercus lobata isolate SW786 chromosome 11, ValleyOak3.0 Primary Assembly, whole genome shotgun sequence:
agagtctctaaggtatagattgtgtgtgaatcaatctagtttttctttagggtttctctctcaaaattctctctggaagctctctttcaatcgtgggtaataggggtatttatactggagtggagaggaatgtgaaacgtcaggttttctacaaaacaggggtggctcgcggcttgacctcgcggcttgactaagtcgcgagatccaggcccgagataaccgtatggccagttgtcctgtagtgctccagctagcatgactgttcatcttccaacatgcttggcacgtgtgctgcttctggcggcttgcagccgcgagtcactcgcgagtcccagccgcgacactctgttttcttgcacactcttgagcaaacttcactctatctcactcactacccttacatcaaacccacctaaatacagggttactaaatattgaattacaagcaaatttggcacggaataaagccaattagatggttgaataaattcaaccttacagataCAAACCTGAGGGAGAAAGAAGCCAATGATTTGAATCATTTAGGTACTATTGGGAGAATTATACACAtcataaaacttaaattataaacaataaaattaaattttagaattaaaaaacaacagaattttatcaaacaatttgTAAGCATATAATAAAATGTATATATTGATTATATCTTAGGCATAGCAAAGCTGATCAGTGCTGtcaatttcaaaaacttagcagtctcaattttcaaaagagaaaaaatactAATTGTAATGAATTTCGTAAATGATCactcaaaaccaaaccaatctAATTCAAGCCAGAACTAAcacaacaataatttaaaatgttaaaaattaacAACTGGCTAAATTACCTATCAGTGGCATGCTAATGGAAGCCAAACTCAAAACCAAATCTAATTGAAATAGCTAAATCTAAACCAATCCAACCaagaaattcaaacctaaatcatattcaaaccccaaatttgaaaacgaaaaggaaaaaaccaaaaacaataacTTTATCGGTTACAGGTATACGGCGGCCTGTCTCTCTATGCCTTACAGACTCTATCTGGGTGTATGAGAAAGACCTAAAATAagattgaaaaaggaaaataaatattagaaaCGGAAATATCCAATGATTTCAATCCTATACTTATTTAATCTCAATGTTTTCATAAAGATTAGAAATAGAAGCACCCAAAAAcctgaaacaaaaaagaatctAATCTaaacatatcaaaaaaaaaaaaaaaatcccccaaATGGCCAAATCTAaaagatgggaaaaaaaaattgtaccgGTGCCGATTCCGACGATCTGGGTGGCGTATGGTCATagttttttcttcatgtgtgcTTGCGGTTCCGATGGCCCAAGTATGGCGAGGGAACAGGCAATGGCCAGCCATAGATATGTCTTCTCTCTTGGCGTCGACAAACTCTGCTTGCTTCTTCTATCTCTGTATCCCTtaatcaaaagtcaaaaccGAATCTAACCCAAAATACCAATTTAAATCATAATCAACACCCAATTGATtctccaaataaaaaccaaaaaccctaaatttttaaatttaaaacaaagctATACTAGTAGCGATTCCGATTCCCATAGTCAGGTAGTGAGTGGCGGCTTACAGTGATGGCAGAAGATCTGGGTGGCGCCCTTGTCTCCATCTCTGCCCCTCTGTTTCATTCTTGACTCCTTTTCGTTCTTGACGCTTCATCTTCCTTACTTCTTCTTATTCCAGGGAAAGAAATTAGCGGACAGTTagatgaagaaatttgacaggAAGTGAGAGACATCTTTTCATTCTTGATTGCAAACTGCAGTTTTTgatctctcaatctctctctccttctccgTTCTCTGCCTCTCTATTTCTCTGTCTCTGTATCGTTTTTTAAAGTTATACATGTTTGAATTTTAGGAAGGTACTTTTCTTATTTGTCACTACCTCCTTAATTCTAGGAATTCATTTTTTCTtagcttctgctattatatagatatagatatagatatatatatatatatatatttaaaagctgAGACGTAGAATTTAATATTGCTATACTCATGTTGAGCCACCTTATTAGCCATATCATacgtttttttttattaaaaaaattcatttattttgttattttattttatataaaataattaaatatagttCATGGACAAACTTGTTAATACATTCTATTATTATTCAACAtgttactattcatttgttttaaatgcaaatatttgactatttaattacccaaattgatttcaacttttcattttcttctttctaatttcaagtaattgttaaaattgaataattcaTTACCTTTTTAGTGGATATATGCACATGTTTGATTAGTTATTACAAATGTTACTATTCATTATATGCAAATGTTTGGCTATATTCATCTACCtaaattgatttcaacttttcattttcttctttctaatttcaagtaattgttaaaattgaatatttaaactttttatcttcctattctaaaaaaaaaaaaaaaaaaaaaaaaacctcttcttctcttcctccaaCCTTTCTTCTCCGTCTTGCCTCTTTATCTCCCTACCACTCTTTACTTACCTGTTAAACTTCcttcatcattttctctttcttatattttaactcttcttctccccatcttattttgtataaatttgatataatttattccgttcaatccatattttttccATACAATTTtgtgagtactctctctctctctttctctcgcttgatttttgttctttcttataactctaatttaggttatggtttttttatttaattttttgtgttttatttttaaaattttcccatAACAAATAACTTTTAtagctttggttgaattttagtttaggttaatacatagttttttttttctttataaaatagaaatttgagtttatatcaaaataaaatatacataactACGAATTTGAATGTGCCTACCAATGGACTTCCATTGAACAAAGATGTATTTACAATGTTTTTAGCTTCATATACTTCTTTGGTAATGtgaatttgagaaagagaaaagggtaGCCAAAGGATGTATGGtctttcataattttctatGTCTTGAAAACAATGGAGGGCCTATTAGTCTCCCTTCTACTGGAATTTTgtattgaaaactttttgctataAGTTCCTTgactttttgtcattttataatGAAATGGGACTGAAAGTTCCTTTATCATATTAGTGTTATAAAGCTCAACTTAGGTGTAATATTATACAAATCTCATTATTGCAATACTGACTACTTAGATTTTCTCATTGTTGCATTGTGATTTCATACATATCTCTCTATATATGACACCTaactacaaaatatattttgtttcacatttaaaacataatttcaaataatacatattgaatttttaaaaatatacaatctaatatattaatttaataattatccaataaaaaataatcatatcaaATTTTCCTGTGCATCGTGCATATCTATGActaattgttttaaaaaccaaaacaataatACTCCTACAGTACCTACTAGATGGCCTAATCCTTTTTTCCCAAAGTGCATGAGAGCTGTGCCCTTTTGGCAAAGTTGAGTCCTGTGCAGatttagggtgagtttggttcagttttttgatattgttctttttgaaaaagtggggttTAAAAAATTGCAGTATGAAACTGGGTTTTTTGTAAAAACTGAGTATTTGGTAAAACCTGTTAAAaagtactttttgaaaaagctaaGTGTTTggctaacacttataaaaatggtagtttgaaagataaattaccaaaaaggacaatgccTATATAAAGAGAATTCTTTGTTTCAATTATCTCTCTTAATGCCAGTTatggacacaatattttcacaaaaatttcacaataaagtctATATGACAAGTTATTaatggtaagaaaaaaaaatgtcactagTAAGTCTAGATGAGAACTAATAATAGCTTACTATGTAAactttattatgaaattattataaaaatattttgtcaatagtactattttttttaaaaagaaaaataatactaatttaaaaagtttagaaatataataaaatgtcataatattttcacaatactaattttaaattaaactttgcaaaataaaattttattaatacttatCTTTTAAATGAGTTGTTCTAGGATTATACATGTACCCACAATTTTTTCTCCACCACATACTCTATAACATCACAATTATGAAAAGAAGTTGTAAAATAATCTATGTTCctactctctatttttctttcacATTGCTTTACCTAAACccaaaaactcttttttttttttttttctttcactcttttctcATCCACTCATTCACTTCGTCTTCATCTTCTtgtcttcattttcttttactttcctcCACACaaagaccccccccccccccacaccacacacacaacaacacacacacaagtctgagctctctctctctctctctctctccactccATATTCCATTTTCAAAAACTCTACCgaattaaaaggtttttttgAGATTAGATATGTAAGAtgtaaatccaaaaaaaaaaaaaaaaaaaaaagaagagaagaggaagaagtagcacagaaaaagaagaagaagatgagatgCCGCAGCACAGCAGCATAGAggagcagaaaaaaaaaaaatctatgggcaatttaggaaaaagagaaaactacCAACggtaatatttttgttttgagaaaatgtgtTTGTGCGTTTTACAACTGCAGCTCAAAGCTGCTGtgctaaaatatgaaaattctTTGAGCTGAAAAATGCACTTTTGTATAACCGAATCAGATACAagcaccaatatatatataggtaaccAGATCCGTAAATAGTGGAATTAACCTAACTAACTCTTAATCAATTACTCCAAACTCTGACACGTGTACATCAACAGTAACATACTACTCCCTTCCTCAACAACACTATGCTACCTGTAGTTTACCTCCTATTTTACGAGAAATTATTGCTTCCACCTGGAGGACCACAGAGAAATTATTGCTTCCTCCTGGAGGACCACTGATGTGGTCCTCCTAGCTCTTCCCACCCAATAGGAAAGTGCCACTTAGTTTAAATTTATGACTCTGCTCCACATCACCAATTAACCATTAAATTAACTCTTGTTAAAAAACCAAACCATGGTTAAAAACTAATAGAAACACAGCAAACCAACCGGATCATTTAACCCAAAATCATCAATTCAAAATTTCTCTCAAACCCTTAAAACACTATCTGcctctttccttctctctccctctagcTCTATTTCCCCAATATCTCTCTAGAGAAGAAATTCCCCGTCTctttctatatgaaattaaaatttaaagaagtgTTAAGCCATGGAAGGCTGCCGTTTTCACAAGAATTCTGGCAGTGACACAGTTAGTGGAGGCCCAAAGAGAAAACCAACAATTTCCATGGCGGCTGGTTTTGGTATCAAATTTGGTGGGGATGTGAGAATTTTGGGTTGCAGCATCTTTGCCTAGAAGCAAAAATAGGACCCAAAACCTATAAGCTCCGATCGGTTTTGGTATCAGATTTGGTGGTCATGggaattttgagttttggtttTAAGACTCATGCCCATTCGATCTTAACAAGGATGTGGTTGATGAGATGAAAGCATAcagatgttttaattttttttgaatttgtaatgTGGGGAGGTTAATATCTTGAGTCCTAGTTTTTAACTCTAGAGTGTGATTGTGAGTCTTTTAGTTGTTGGGTTTCATGGTTTCGCATTTGAATGTTGTTGTTGATGCTATGAAATTGATGTCCCAAAGTTTTCCTTGAGAAGGAACCAACTAGCAAACCAAGATAGATACAAAATTCCAGAGATTTAATCCTCATTTCTTCCAAGGAAATGCAAACTTAAATGAAAGACACAAGTGATGAAATCTCTAAACAGTATACAACTATACTCAGTTTATACAATAGCCATAATCCAAAAATACTCACGAAAGATACTAGTTTTCCCAACACCAATTATGAACATCACAAGTTCACAAAAAATGCTTATAAGCACATTTGAAGTGCCGGAATTCCCACTGACTGTGTCACTGCCGGAATTCTTGTGAAAACGGCGTCCTTCCATGGCTTAACacttctttaaatttcaatttcatacGGAAAGAGAGGGGGAATTTCTTCTCTAGAGAGAtattggggagagagagagagagagagagagagaaagaaagaggcaGACAGTGTTTTAAGGGTTATGAgagaaattttgaattaatgaTTTTGGGTTAAATGATCCGGTTGGTGCTGCTGTGTTTCTATTAGTTTTTAACCATGGGTTGGTTTTTTAACAAGAGTTAATTTAATGGTTAATTGGTGATGTGGAGCTGAGTCATAAATTTAAACTAAGTGGCACTTACCTATTGGGTGGGAGGAGCCGGGAGGACCACATCAGTGGTCCTCCAGGAGGAAGCAATAATTTCTCCTATTTTACCAAAAGCCTTTTCATCAATTGTGTCAGCAACTTTACCATCAGCAGCATGTGCTATGTCAGCAACTTTACCACCAGTAACATGTGCCTGATGGGCCTTCACACCATCAAGTGTTCTCTGTGCAGTGGACCCATCACCCAAGCTTCACACTTTAAAAAACAAGCACGGATTTGGAATACTCTCAGCGACTTGACCATGACTTCCATGGCTACCAAATTTTCACCACTGTGCTTCACTGTCTTCTCATCCCTGCTCCTGATTCTTCTAGCCACAACATCATACAGTGCCCAAGCCATCAAGGCCGCCCATGGCTTCTCATCAATCAAAGAAGCCACCGTGCATGATATCCAGCTAGCTTTCAAGCAAAACCAACTCAGCTCCAGGAAACTCGTTGAGCTTTACCTTAAACAAATAAGCAGACTCAACCCAGTTCTTAAGGGTGTCCTAGAAGTGAACCCAGATGCACTATACCAAGCTGATAAAGCTGACCATGAGCGCAAGTTTAAAGCACATGGGTCACTCTCTCCATTGCATGGCATTCCCATTTTGCTCAAAGATAACATTGCAACCAAGGATAAGCTGAACACCACGGCCGGCTCATATGCACTGCTTGGCTCAGTTGTGCCACGCGATGCTGGTGTTGTAACCAAGTTGAGAAAAGCCGGGGCCATCATATTGGGGAAGGCCACTTTGAGCGAGTGGGCTCATTATAGGTTTAATGCTGCACATGATGGCTGGAACGCAAGAAAAGGACGAGGGAAGGTGAGTTTAATTGTGAAAACAATGCTAAAATCATGGTAAATTTAGGCccatttgttaaaaattattgCGAGGATCAAGTATATGAAATTGATGTTGGGCTAGAAATTACAGTTTCCACTATAAACACACGTTCTACTTGTTTTCAATGCAAGATTTCTTGTGGCTCACATAAGGTGCTTGATTAAATGTGAATGAAAGAGCTCACTCTCATGATTTTCAGAGAGGAGTTGTGGTATACTATGGTATATTTATACttggaaaaagtgaaaaatacaTTTGGGATTGCTATCTCTTCCTATTTTGTATTCGGGTTTTAGAGTTGGATGAATCTAATCTATAGTTAAGTTTGATTTTGCTATCTAGATAAACTTGATCTTCTTATTGTCTTTATCTTGGATTGCTCTTGTTTGAAGTTTATCATTGTCCTCTGATCCAATACACAGTACATACATCcaccttttaaatttttttaggcatTTTTTTGCCTCAAGTCCATCTCACTAAGAAGCAAAGACACAGACACgaaaacaaacacaacatgATATGGTTGGGGATATAAcatttaactaattaattaattaatatcatTAGGCATATTGATTAATTcggagacttttttttttgtttttgttttttaaaatttttaaatttcaaaataaattacaactatcaaaatatttaagaaaatatctacaattaaatgaattttcttttaatatgaactacttttttccttctcaaaacACTAAGGACTTGCATGTAGGAATGTCCCTAGTGTCTCTTACATGAACACCTCGGCGATTTGGTAGTGTCCAGACTTCTTACCCTCTCTCCTTAAACATATCCACCAGCATTCTACCCCTTCTATCATGTGcaaatttacatataaattaagaaaaataaaagactgCAATAAAAAGCACTCCTTGTacatttttcagaatttttttttttttttttgagaaacacattTTTCAGAAATTGGGTCTAGGAAACTGTTGCCAATGCCTTTCTTTTTTAGCCAATTTTGTAATATCTAGGTAATTTTAAGTACAGCAACGACAAATTCTACTTAGTCATCTTAATAAATGGAgctaaaaaataagtttgatcTTATGTTCCATAACATTGCTTTGCTATGGTGTGCAGAGTCCTTATACAATGGGAGATCCTTGTGGGTCAAGTAGTGGGTCAGCAATATCAGTAGCAGCAAATATGGCAGCGGTGTCACTAGGGACCGAGACTGATGGCTCTATTTTATGTCCGTCCAGTAATAACTTGGTAGTGGGCATCAAACCAACCGTTGGTCTGACTAGTCGAGCTGGTGTCATACCAATCTCACAAAGACAAGATAGTGTGGGGTAggttttctccctctctttttacCATTGAacagagaaaattttattcataacAAAAGAGACAAAAATCACTCATTCTTTCCACCTCCAAAGCCTAATGAAACCCAGCATGTAAAAGAATCTGAAGGGGCCATCTATACATCAAGCCCATGAGTAGATCTAGCATCCTTGTGGACTCACTCAAAATAACAACTTACAAAAACTTTAGCTACTGTCACAATATCACACACAATTTTCTAGTGGGAGGACTGCTTTGGGCAGTTGATGGACTctacaaaagattaaaaaaaaaaacaaaaatccccTTCTACTACAACTTGAGAATAGTTTCAAGCTTTGGAGCAGTTCTTACCTATAGCTATGTCACGATTTacctttgtttcttgttttttcaGTTTAAGCCACCGCAGCTGTTCTGTTTACCTTAAAGGCATACTCTCAGCGCACCATAATTTCTGATGCATCTCTACTTCCttgcaaatttttctttaaagctCCATGCTgtcaaaaaatttcttgaaatgcACCATTTGGTTTCTTACCCCCTAGATTTCGTCAAATGTTATAActgcaaacaaaacaaaaatttttctGCTCTGGCAATCCTCCTCAAATTGGATAAAATAAGGTTCTAGGAGGGTAGATGTAAGTTGCCTAAACAAGATTAACATGTATATGCTatacttcctttttcttttataaagcAATAGTTGGGGGAGGGGAGATTTGATTAATCCTAGACATCTTTGTTGGATATATCAAGAattatcaattgagttacaagactcttggcatGTTTTCTACTTCCTTACCATTTACATATCACAAGAATTTCAATCCATATacattttgcttttttttttttttttggaattgcaatgtaagatggtaaaataacaTTTACAAGTTTCgttatttcacttttttgataTCTTCTTATCCTTGCCATATTAACTGATAGAGATGCCTTGTTAAGTTCTATGTCTATTCTATAACTCTATTCCAACTTCATTGTATTTAATTTACTTGGAGTGTAAACATTAATGCCAATCCTACTTATAGCGTAAATATTGTGTAAGCCTGTGTTTGAATTAGCCTAAGATTTAGACTACTATATAATACCTTTCAATGAATTCATTGTAATACATAGAGCTTAATAGAAAAGATGTAACCATCAAGGGATTTCTGCTATAGACATAGACATCCATGTTAATTTTTGCattctatctctttctctttcactcTATAGGTTCTTCCTAATCAATTCTCAATAATGGCCAGCATAAAAGTTCTTTGTCATCATTGTTTTTATCTACTTTGCAAGCCCATCCTAATTGTCTATAAAATCCCATATGCATCTTTCTAAAATATGCTATTTTAAACAAGACGATCTAAGTGATTTCAACTACATTCAATGGGCACAATCATCCTTCTTCCTTACTTGATCATTGTCTTTCCCCATGATCATGTGTCCTCAACCATCTAGGTGAAGTATTATGGAACGCATCAATAGTTAGTCTTCTCTATTAGATATCTTTTTCATCatgctgtttgtttgtttagatcCCTTAATGCAGATTgcttaacctaatatattagccaggtagttattttggttaattattcagatctaggttaaataataacaaatcatatcatgcaaagaagcggaaaataaagaataccaCGATATGACAACctagaaaaaccaatgaaaccaacaaTTTCAAGgcaacctagggaggatttgagctacctatcctcaagataaaaaaaattcactacagaaaatcaaagttttttCAATTAGATCTAATCATAAATCTATTGCTATCTTCAGTAGTAACTTACTGATACGATCATGTGCAAGTTTCAAATCCAAAAACTCCTTCTCTCTTGGATTTGTAGCACATAAGCACTCacgcttgtgactttgagatcccactcaaaggttttagatcacGGCTTATTGATCTATGTAGCAACTATATTCCATCAACACTTGATTGTAAATCTTGTTTTGGTAGATGCTTGTAGAGCTAGAAGGTACATaacctctcagatctcatagaagtaactcacaagtcttccaagagtcttcaaaacatggctagggtttttcttttatatgtagGACTGTTGGACTAAAACCTTAAATGTTTTCTCAGGCTTGgcctatttaaaattttgcaaaaattatttttctgcaatttttgatcgatcaagCTTCACCATTTGATCGGTTGAGTTTCATAGAAAAATAAACCTTTCTCTTGCAGTATGTACATTCTTGAGTTTTGACctatacaactttgagcaatgtctaacacttattctagacatatttttttttctcagtttgccaacacatacaagttgaaattctaatcatttaattttaaatctttagaacctaacacgtGTTCTCTATCATCTTCAGGCCACATTACCTAGACCATGCCTTTGATCAATAACCTTCATTGGCTTTCTTGTTGGTCACGCGTTTTCAAACATCTTAGCTGAGTATCATAGACCATGTTGATTAGTATCCTCTCATCAATTTTCCTTTTGGTCATGCATCTTTTATAGGAATCCCCTCCTATGCAACTACTCTTTTATAGGATTCCCTTTATGAAGGATTTTCCATGTGAGTGAGATGATTCTTAATGGAAGTTGGGTTTTCCACAATGTATTCCACAACTCAAGTGTAATATCATTTTTCCTGTTAATGTGGTTTCGATCTTTTGTTTccttatacaaaattttatatccTTGCTTAACACTGTAACTTCCAGATTGAGCATATGGCCATGATAGCTTATCTTTTGCGAGGGGAGACTTGCTAAGAGGGATGTCCAAAACCTCCTTCATTTTAAGTTTAGCAAGAAGAGCTGGCATTCATGTTCTCTGGTCCTCATCTATGAGGTCAGAAACCTTAACGATGTTTGAGTTGTTAGAGAGCTTTGTTGTTTCCACCTGTACCCTAAGAGGATGATCGATAGGAATATCTTTCTCTTTCCCTATCCTCCATCGTGCTTGGCCAGCCATGGATTCTCTATATTTGAGAATGCTTCTCCATACCCATGATGTAAAAGTTGTAGACTtacacgaaaaaaaaaaaatgtcagacTTAAGAAAATATTTAGCTTTAAAAGTTCTTGCCACCAGAGTGTTCGGATTTTGAGCAATTCTCCGAACTTGTTTGACTATCATTGCTTCATTCATgatctttgttttccaattaccTATCCCACCTTCTTCCCTAGGTTGGCACAGGGTTTGCCTGTCCAATGCAATCTTTTTGAATTGGTATCATGTCCCCCTTAGAAAGCATTTACCAAAGAGTCAATTTTCCTGCAAACTATGTTAGGACATCTAAAGCAGTTAAAATTGTGGATAGGTAAAGCTTGTAACACCAAATCTATAAGGGTTAATCTCCCAGCTTGAGAGATCAACTTTGCTTTCCAACCCTAAAGTTTTTTTGAGCTACCTTCACAACAACGTCCTGAAAGCCATTTATTCTTCTACCTCTAAGCTTAAAAATGATGCCAAGGTATTTCCCAGGCTCATCCACTAGCTTAACCCCTAACTGTTGGCTTAACTAGTCTTTGGTTGGTCTAGGAATATTGGCGTTGAGGATTAATTCAGatttaaaagtaaataagaGATTGTAACCCTACTTCTTCCCACCCTAGAACCAGTTAGAGCTCTTGAAGACTTGGCTTGAATGAGTTAACAAGATAGAATACagcacacaaaagaaaaaggtaaggcGAGATAGGATCACCTTGTCTCAATCCCCTAATGGGTTTGAAATGTGTAGAGGGACTAccattgattaaattttttaaaagacacaatatctcctttatttttttcttcatatttttctatatacTTTACGATAATATCATAACTATTTCTTACATTTTCTAACATAACATTagttatgttttattttatttttttaatatttacaccaATCTTTTGTCAACAAGCATCATCATTGTATTTCACAAATTTGGTCGTAACTTTATTTGGATGGAATAGGCCCATTTGTAGAACAGTAGCAGATGCTGTTTATGTTCTTGATGCCATTGTTGGCATTGACCACTACGACAATGCAACAGTTGAAACATCACGATACATTCCAAAAGGTGGCTATGCACAATTTCTGAAGACCAATGGGCTCCGCACGAAGAGAGTGGGGATAGTGAGGAACCTCTGCATTTTTGGGAATGATGCTGTTATTGCTCAAATTTTTGAGCAACATCTTAAAACACTAAGGTAATTACTTTCAATGCTTAACcaaatgtatttgaaaaagttacTATCAATTTTATTGCAAAAGGTATACAAACTAACatgataataaatatgtttaattacatcaaaaacataaaaattaatttctgattttttttttttttaaatcgtgTTTAAAAGTTGATGCATCAATTTGTAAGGCTTTGATTATATAATTTGTACTAACGGTAgtatcactttttaaaaaattgatgtgaaTATGTCATGCAAATTTAGGAAACAAGGCACCATTTTGGTAGACAATCTGGAAATAACCAATATTGGCGAAATATGTAGCAATGAAGACATTGCATTGGCGGCtgagtttaaaatatatattaatgcaTACCTAA
This genomic window contains:
- the LOC115967372 gene encoding probable amidase At4g34880 isoform X2 translates to MTSMATKFSPLCFTVFSSLLLILLATTSYSAQAIKAAHGFSSIKEATVHDIQLAFKQNQLSSRKLVELYLKQISRLNPVLKGVLEVNPDALYQADKADHERKFKAHGSLSPLHGIPILLKDNIATKDKLNTTAGSYALLGSVVPRDAGVVTKLRKAGAIILGKATLSEWAHYRFNAAHDGWNARKGRGKSPYTMGDPCGSSSGSAISVAANMAAVSLGTETDGSILCPSSNNLVVGIKPTVGLTSRAGVIPISQRQDSVGPICRTVADAVYVLDAIVGIDHYDNATVETSRYIPKGGYAQFLKTNGLRTKRVGIVRNLCIFGNDAVIAQIFEQHLKTLSNEDIALAAEFKIYINAYLKELVVSPVRSLADLIAFNKKNSKLERLDYGQDLFIKAEKTNGIGNAEKAALVNLAKLTREGFVKLMTKNKLDALVTTGSSVSSILAIGGFPGVIVPAGYDSDGVPFGLSFGGLKGSEPKLIEIAYGFEQATEIRKPPKFKF
- the LOC115967372 gene encoding probable amidase At4g34880 isoform X1, with protein sequence MTSMATKFSPLCFTVFSSLLLILLATTSYSAQAIKAAHGFSSIKEATVHDIQLAFKQNQLSSRKLVELYLKQISRLNPVLKGVLEVNPDALYQADKADHERKFKAHGSLSPLHGIPILLKDNIATKDKLNTTAGSYALLGSVVPRDAGVVTKLRKAGAIILGKATLSEWAHYRFNAAHDGWNARKGRGKSPYTMGDPCGSSSGSAISVAANMAAVSLGTETDGSILCPSSNNLVVGIKPTVGLTSRAGVIPISQRQDSVGPICRTVADAVYVLDAIVGIDHYDNATVETSRYIPKGGYAQFLKTNGLRTKRVGIVRNLCIFGNDAVIAQIFEQHLKTLRKQGTILVDNLEITNIGEICSNEDIALAAEFKIYINAYLKELVVSPVRSLADLIAFNKKNSKLERLDYGQDLFIKAEKTNGIGNAEKAALVNLAKLTREGFVKLMTKNKLDALVTTGSSVSSILAIGGFPGVIVPAGYDSDGVPFGLSFGGLKGSEPKLIEIAYGFEQATEIRKPPKFKF